Genomic window (Oncorhynchus masou masou isolate Uvic2021 chromosome 9, UVic_Omas_1.1, whole genome shotgun sequence):
GGTAGGGGTATAATTTTGGGGGGAGGCCCTGCCACTAGCCTAATCTGTCTAAATTGGTACTGTGTTCCTGAAATGCGACGTCAAAACAGCTGAAATGACTGACGCAGGCAAATATTGAGGAGCTCGGGAGAACCCTTCGTTAACGTTAATTATTCCCTCAACACCTGAGAGCAAATTCAATTTAAGTGTGAGGCCTATCATTGTCACATAAACGCATCACACCAATTATTGCTCGGTGCATATTGTTCATGCAACAAGCTGTCTCCATGGCAAAGGAAAAAAACAAGTTAAATTACCCTAGAAAAAATACTTTCAGTTTTTCATCTTCATCACTGTTATTAGTGCCAAATAGAAAATGTCTAATTATATTTCTTTAGAGCCCTCTCTGTAAATCAAAATGTGATATTCTATAGAATATAAGGCTGCTATCTTGACAAGGCTTTGTGGGACGGTAATGTGTTTCAGAGACTCCAACGTCTCTTGACAATCCTCTTATAGTATGCCTTACCGAATATGGATTAGGTCCGTGTGCAGCACCCGTTTTGCCTACAGGTCACTTTGAAAGGGCTTTGATTGAATTGGCGTGGTTGATCTTGGCCTGCTATAATGTGCAATATATATTCGTTAGAAATTTAATATAAATAAGTTTGACATTGAAGAAAATATCGCTTTATTTTGAATGCTTTAGTAATCTAAGTTTCTGCAACCTGTTGAGCATCAGGTAACCTTGACTTTCCAAGGATACCTTACAATAATACATAATGTTAGTCTGTTTGAATCTAATGAGCTAATATTATAAGGTGAGAAAAATGTAACTTGCGTGTGGAGTGAACCTGTGTAGCGCGCGATAGCCTCGTGAAGCGCGAACAGCGGGAGGTAAAGAGCTCTCTAGGGTGCTGAAGTTGACAGACAGAAGGGAGCTCCTGCCTCTTCCTCACTCTGTCATACAGACCAGAAAGATAATGAGGTGTTGTGTCTTCACCTGGGCAACGGTATGACATTTTACATGTGTTAAAATATAGAGAATGCTGAAATGGTGAGGTAAGGATTACCGGGGAAAAAAACAGGAGTGTTAAAAAACTCTCTTCAGGCTTCTCAGCTTTCAAGAAGGCCAAGAAAAGCAATGGTAAGTGCAACCTATTATGCTTCAAGTTATGCTATTTCACGAGTGTATCTTTGGGAAAACATGCTATCAAATATAGTGATCTCACTTTCACATAGCCTACTTTGTTTTAACGCTATGCAGTTCAATGAACGTTAAAGTAGCCTAACCCTAATTAGAAATTATGTTCAAATAAATAGGCTACTCTAAACTTTTTTTGCAGGTGTCTTTGGTTTGGTTTATAATGCTCTGATGTAGGATCACAGTTCACCAATACGGATACTCAAGCAGGATAATGCAACATATACCTCTAAATGTTGGAGGTGTGCTATGGGACTTATCCAACTATCCCTATGGCCCCATCTTCAAGAGCAGACACAGCCTTACAACGCTGCCATTCTATAACTTTCTGCTATGGGTCCTGCTCGGGGTTTTGACGTTTCCATGCTGTGTCCAGTGTTTAATCTTCAAAGTTGGGGTCCTTGGGCCCTGGAACTGCGACCCAGTCTACTCCAAGGCCCTACCTGCGGTGGCCGCTAAATTGGCCGTGGGTAGAATAAACGAGGATTTCAGTTTGGATTTGGGAAGCAAATTGGACTTCGTGATCCTGCAAGAAGCATGTGAAACGTCTAAAGCGTTGACCACATTTGTGTACTACGAGAAAATGGTGGACGGTTTCGTCGGCCCCACGAATCCAGGATACTGTGACGCAGCCTCACTTTTGAGCAAAAACTGGGATAAAGCTATCTTTTCCTGGGCTTGTATTAACTATGAGTTGGATCGAATCAAGGGTTACCCAACCTTCGCACGGACACTGCCGTCACCCACACGGGTGTTGTTCACCGTGTTGAAGCATTTCTGTTGGGCCAACATCGGCATCGTGTCTTCCAATGAGGATATCTGGATGGACACCGCCGGTAAAGTGGCCAACTCCCTGCGGAGCCAGGGACTTCCCGTTGGCATAGTAGCGTCAGTGGGAATGAACGAGACGGAGATGGAGAGTACATTGAGCAGAATCCAGGCTGCGGGCGAGATCAAAGGCGAGTGTTTTTAACAATTTCTTTACCGTCTCTTTGCGGAAGTTTTAGTTACTGAAGAGATATGAGTGAAGTATGTGCAGGTTATGCTATCAAGCCTCAGaagacagtaggcctacacaacTATGTGATTGATCAGTTTAAAAGGGTAATCCTCaactgaaacaataacaaagcatttCCCTGCCCTGGTTTCCGTAATAAACTGAGGGATGAGGTAGAAGAAATCTAACCCCTTTCAAATTCATAGATAGAGCTATGGATACAATTACTAACCATCCacgatatcaacattatagtttaaACATGTTAGAGACTAtaaagtgtttgtttacatttactttgtttacaaacattggagtacaATGAGCTTTAATTTCGGGTTCTGATGGGATAAGACAGTTGGAATAAGCTAATGAGACATAAGTTATATTGTtctagaatcaatgggtacatatcattaatttgtAAGTCCCAAATGTTATGCAGCAACTACAGATTGACCCTTTAAGGTAGAGTCATGTTGGCCAATGACGAATGTAACCTCAACCTGTGTTGATTAAGTTATTTTCAACTTGATTAGGGGTTGTCTCTAAAGTGTGAATCAATGCTATCATGAATGAATAATTTGTTTTTACAGTAGGATGATTCAGCAACATGCACAGATATGAAATTCCTTCATGCACATGGTCATTCCAGGTGGCGacccctcactgtctctgtcctgtgtgTTCCAGTGATCATCATGTGCATGCACTCTGCTCTGATTGGTGGGGAGCAGCAGACAGCCTTCCTGCTGAAGGCCCATGAGATGGGTCTGACGAAGGGCCGATACGTGTTTGTCCCCTACGACACCCTGCTCTACAGCCTGCCCTACGCCAACACATCCTACTTCCTCCTGCAAAACAACACCAAGCTGCGGCAGGCCTACGACGCCGTGCTCACCATCACTGTGTCCTCAGATCTAATGTCATTCAATGAGGCGTTCAACATGGCCAAGAGGTTTGAGGAACTCACCATATCACTGGTCCCACAGCAGGTGAGGAGGGtgcttttttgatattttcactTTTGAGATGTGAGTGGATTCCATCTGAATTTCAATAGATTGTTATGTTATCACATTGTTATTACAATAGTAGTATAAATATGCCATTGATTGCATTTATTGAATATTAGTTATATGGAGAAACACCATAGTCCTCAGGTCATTTGATGATTTTATCTGTTTTAGGTCAATGTATCACTCTCAGTTTTGGAAAAGCTAATCACTTTAGCCAAATAAACAATTTATCAATGGCCTCCTTGCATTCCAGGTCAACCCCCTGTTTGGAACCATCTACAACGGTATTTACCTCCTTGCCAAAGCCATGCACAATGCCAGAAGAGCTGGCAAGTGGCTCTCTGGGACCAACCTAGCTTATTTCACCAGGAACATGACGTTCTCTGGCTTCAACCAGAAGATCCAGATAGACACTGAAGGGGAGAGCCAGACTAACTATGTCATCTTGGACTCCGACGGATGGGAGGGTCAGCTGTACCGCTCCTATATGGTGGACCTGAGCGCTGACATGGTCCGCTTCGCGGGGAAGTCCATTAACTTCCCCGGGggttcccctcctccctcagactCCAGCTGTTGGTTTGAACCAAACACAATCTGCACTGGAGGTAGAGAATCTGtttaaaatcaaatcatattttatttgtcatatgcgccgaatacagcaggtgtaggtagaccttaccgtgaaatgcttacttacaagcccttaaccaacaatgcagttaaaaaaatagagttaaggaaatatttactaaataaattaaAGTAAAACATAAAGTTGTTAGTTTGTGTCTTTCATTCTTCCATCACACAACCAAACTATGTCTTTAGTCTCCATCTCTTACCTGTGTCTCAGGTGTGGAGATAACCTTCGTCATAGTGGTGTTTGTGATCCTCTTCGTTATGATCGTGGGAGGACTTGGTCTAAGTCTGTTTGTAAGGTAACTCTtctcactgttctgttctgtttcttACTGTATTTTTATGCTGTTCAGATACATAGAGACTATAAACCCAGACAGAGATAGTTGGTATTGCTGTGCTGTGATCTTGGCTGACATGCTCTCTGAATGGCTGGCAGGAGGAGAATCCAGCAGATCCAGTTGGTGAAGGGTCCCAATCGGATCCTACTGACTCTAGAGGACCTCACATTCATCAACCCTCAGCTTAGCAAGAgagtaaatatattttcccatgTGATTCTCTACAACATTACCTCTatctgatatactgtatgttcatTCATATATTTTATGCCTCATAGAAAATCACTCTAGAGGACCTGGGTGACTCTAAAAGTGCAATAGACAACAACAGTATGCATTCAGGAGACCCGCACCACTCTGTGGACAGCATCACAACAGCAACACATGAGACCACAAATGTAGCTGTCTATGAGGTAAGTAGACAACGTTGACCGCTGAACCACAAGTCGAATTTCCATTCCTATCCCAAAAGATTTCAACGTGACTTGTAGAGAATGGAGCCAGGATAAAACCACATATTTTTGTCCATGGCTTCACAGGGTGActgggtgtggctgaaaaagtTTGAAGAAGGCCATTTCAAGGAAGTCAAGCAGAGCACGACCAAGATCTTtacaaaggtaaaataaaacataaCAACAACAGCAAGTTCAAGCACAGGGTCAGTGAAATGCTTGCGAGCTCTACCCAACAGTGCAGAAATAAATATCTAAAATAGTATAgctaataaaacatttaatataaatatatatactgtattttatttcatatatatatatatattattagtattgtaCTATTAAGAAAACATGAGAAATAATATAATGTATAGAATCTTGTCTGGGATGTGAGGTTGTTTTTGTTAACTTTGGGGTCTTAATTTTGTGTGAATGTGTCCAGATGAAGGATCTGCGAAATGAGAACATCAATCCGTTCCTGGGGTTCTTCACAGACTGTGACATGTTTGCTGTGGTGACGGAGCATTGTTCCCGTGGCAGCCTGCAGGACCTCCTGAGGAACGACGACGTGAAGCTGGACTGGATGTTCAAGTCTTCTCTGTTGCTGGATCTAATCAAGGTATGACATGTTTGAAGTGTCATGTTACAGGACTTTTTCTACTAGTCTAATTTGTCCCAATAAGATTTTAAAATATCTTCTAAAACCTGATCATGTTCATTTAAATTGTTTTTCTAGTACTTTGTCATAAGTAACACCAATGGTTTACCTGTGTTGATCATATTGGCCTCTCAGGGTATGAAGtatctgcaccatcgagagttCCCTCACGGCCGGCTGAAGTCACGGAACTGTGTGGTGGATGGTCGCTTTGTCCTCAAGATCACAGACTACGGCTTTAACGAGCTGCTGGAATCCCAGAAATCCCCCCAAAATCTAGTTCCACCTGAAGGTAACATCTATGCCTAGATCTGCACATTTTTGGGAAAGAAATGTCACTCTTTTTTTgacagtgcagtcaaaaatgtgatatatatttccacactatgaggttgaaaTAACTCTGTGAAATTTTGAAAATTATgttaatgcccttttagtgtcaGAGTTATTTGAAAATACCGCCTTAAATTTCAGCTTGTTTTGCATGGGTGGTGTGTTGGACCACCAGGTGACATCATAACAAAGAGAGTTTTCCcttctctctgccaataacagtttTCAGGTTACACATCCCTCCCACTAGGCTCCTCCAGTTAGGCCCCtctctcagaccactcccagacagtcctagcaaaattcttgcttgagaaatgtaATTttactaagaagctatttttgtaaggtacttaattgttacccagaaatgatttgatattgaaatTAAAAttgctgcattggacctttaaagatGGACTTCACACACAACCATTTGTATTTCTAGTTTGTGAGCATACATCTATGTCATTTAAATGTGCTGCATTCAACTACCATGCCAAAATCATGACCCTGTGCTTCTTTATCTCAGATCAGTTTTGgacagctccagagttcctccgaGACGTGGAGAACTCTCGGAAGGGCACCTATAAAGGAGATGTGTATAGTTTTGCCATTATACTCCAAGAGGTGGTTGTCCGAGGACTTCCGTATTGCATGCTGGGTCTGACTCCTGCGGGTAGGTCTGGGGGATACAAAACAGGCAAAACCATACAATCCACTCTGAGAGGAAATGTTTTGTTTTACCTTGAGGTCATTTTTTGGTATTTTGTGAATCAACATCAATTGATTGATTAGTTATACTGGTATCTATCGAGTAATGTCAGAGTTGTAAATCACAATAATTTCCCTATCTACAGGTATCTTCCCTATCTCAGATATCTTCCCTATCTCCCTATCTacagtgtataatgtagtgtataatacAGTGTATAATATAACATATTGTACAGCATTTCTGCTTTGCTTTGACAAACTGTCTAGTACCAGCTGCCAATAAGCTATGTAATGAGTTGTTATGCTCTAGTGCTGTTGCTATAtaacctctcatctctctttctctcttcctcccaatCAGAGATCATCCGTAAGGTGAAGAAGCCTCCTCCCATGTGCAGGCCTACGGTGGCCCCAGATCAGGCTCCTCTGGAGTGTATTCAGCTGATGAAACAGTGCTGGAGTGAACAGCCTGACCGGAGACCAGCCTTCGATGAGATCTTTGACCGGGTCAGCAACACTCATCTGTCTCCATGGTTATATTAGCAGTTGACGTTATTCTTCAATAAAACACACCCAAATcaaatcagggggagaaaaatAGTTTTATTCAAAGAGGAGATGTTATACTgagaggtacagttgaagtcaaaagtttacatataacttagccaaatacatttaaatttagtttttcacaattcctgacatttaatcctagtaaaaaaatccctgttttaggtcagttatgatcaccactttattttatgaaagtgaaatgtcagaataatagtagagagagtgatttatttcagcttttatttctttcatcacattcccagtgggtcagaagtttacaaacagtggggagaacaagtatttgatacactgccgattttgcaggctTTTCTACGTACTAAGCAtctagaggtctgtaatttttttcctaggtacacttcaactgtgagtgacggaatctaaaacaaaaatccagaaaatcacatgggaatttctggatttttaagtaattaattagcattttattcatggttgggatggtgttcttcggcttgcacgcATAACCccttttcctcctaacataacaatggtcattatggccaaacagttctatttttgtttcatcagaccagaggacatttctccaaaaaaatacgatctttgtccccaaccatagtctggcttcttatggtggttttggagcagtggcttcttctttgctgagagacctttcatgttatgtcgatataggactcgttttactgtggatatagatacttttctacctgtttcctccagcatcttcacaaggtcctttgctgttgttctgggattaatttgcacttttcgcaccaaagtacgttcatctctaggagacagaactcgtctccttcctgagcggtatgtgTGGTCCCGGCTGAGTGTCCTGTGTtgtttacacttgcgtactattgtttataaagatgaacgtggtaccttcaggcatttgtaaattgctcccaaggatgaaccagacttatggaggtctacaattctttttctcaggtcttggctgattttctttcattttcccatgatgtcaagcaaagaggcactgagtttgaaggtaggccttaaaatacatccaccatttgactcaaataatgtcaattagcctatcagaagcttctaaagccatgacatcattttctggaattttccaagcagtttaaaggcacagtcaacttagtgtatgtaaaattctgacctactggaattgtgatacagtgaatataagtgaaataatctgtctgtaaacaattgttggaaaaatgacttgtgtcatgcacaaagtagatgtcctaaccgacttgccaaaactatagtttgttaactagAAATTTGTggatgtaacggcgttcttcgtttgtcgcaagaaagtcggaccgaaatgcagcgtgttggttactcatgtctttaattttaatttttaactTTAATTTTttgactccattctcctatagccctctttgcactgctccagcgaatcccaggcgggctccggcactctctctgggtcggccgcccacctgtctattttttcccacgtcgtatacgccaagcctctgctgtccataacgtcctcccttcgctgctccagctgcctgttaacacgctgctcggtccgtttggggtgggtgattctgtaacggcgttcttcgtttgtcgcaagaaagtcggaccgaaatgcagcgtgttggttactcatgtctttaatgaaacaaatgacgatacatgaaataacttaaatacaaaaacaacaaacggaacgtgaaaaacctatacagcctgtctggtgaacactaacacagagacaggaacaatcacccacgaaatacaaagtgaaaccctggctacctaaatacggttcccaatcagagacaacgagaatcacctgactctgattgagaacagcctcaggcagccaagcctatacaacacccgttctcagccgcaatcccaaatactacaaaaaccccactatgaaatacaacaacataaacccatgtcacactctggcctgaccaactaattaacgaaaacacaaaatactaagaccaaggcgtgacagtggaatggttgaaaaacgagttttaatgactccaacctaagtgtatgtaaacttccgacttcaactgtagatgttcattctcccctgtcctcagtgattctcttcaGTGATTCTCTTCAGTGATTCtcttcagtgattctctcctgtgattctctcctgtgattgtCTCATCAGAACAAAGGGACAGGATGTActttagatcccagccctagcctgtggttgaACAATTGAATTTCCTTGTAATAAAACTGGGCCAATGGCTAAATAACAACTATACTCATGGGCCGGGTCCAAAATCAGTCTTGCCTACTACTTAATAAGACGAGATACTGTGTACTAATCGTATTACACACTATTTAGAACGTACGGTTTAGTAAAAACAAAAGCAGTACGCAACAACTAACATACTCGGCTCACCCATCCTGAGAATGTGTCATCCAATAATGCTCAATTTAAAGCATACTTGAGTTTTGAAATTTCACTTACTATGAAACATTCCAGTtttgcatacagtaccagtcaaaagtttggacacagctactcattgaagggcttttctttattgttactattttctacattgtagaataacaatgaagacatcaaaactattaaataacacatatggaataatgtagtaaccaaaaatatattttagattcttcaaagtaatgTCACGCTCTTCATAAtgagtggaccaagatgcagcatgATATGTTTCCATCCTTTATTTAGAAGAGAAACTTAAAGCACAAAAATAATAAAGCGAATAAATGAAACGTGACGCtacatgcagtgcagaaagcaactacacacaa
Coding sequences:
- the LOC135545306 gene encoding retinal guanylyl cyclase 2-like; this encodes MQHIPLNVGGVLWDLSNYPYGPIFKSRHSLTTLPFYNFLLWVLLGVLTFPCCVQCLIFKVGVLGPWNCDPVYSKALPAVAAKLAVGRINEDFSLDLGSKLDFVILQEACETSKALTTFVYYEKMVDGFVGPTNPGYCDAASLLSKNWDKAIFSWACINYELDRIKGYPTFARTLPSPTRVLFTVLKHFCWANIGIVSSNEDIWMDTAGKVANSLRSQGLPVGIVASVGMNETEMESTLSRIQAAGEIKVIIMCMHSALIGGEQQTAFLLKAHEMGLTKGRYVFVPYDTLLYSLPYANTSYFLLQNNTKLRQAYDAVLTITVSSDLMSFNEAFNMAKRFEELTISLVPQQVNPLFGTIYNGIYLLAKAMHNARRAGKWLSGTNLAYFTRNMTFSGFNQKIQIDTEGESQTNYVILDSDGWEGQLYRSYMVDLSADMVRFAGKSINFPGGSPPPSDSSCWFEPNTICTGGVEITFVIVVFVILFVMIVGGLGLSLFVRRRIQQIQLVKGPNRILLTLEDLTFINPQLSKRKITLEDLGDSKSAIDNNSMHSGDPHHSVDSITTATHETTNVAVYEGDWVWLKKFEEGHFKEVKQSTTKIFTKMKDLRNENINPFLGFFTDCDMFAVVTEHCSRGSLQDLLRNDDVKLDWMFKSSLLLDLIKGMKYLHHREFPHGRLKSRNCVVDGRFVLKITDYGFNELLESQKSPQNLVPPEDQFWTAPEFLRDVENSRKGTYKGDVYSFAIILQEVVVRGLPYCMLGLTPAEIIRKVKKPPPMCRPTVAPDQAPLECIQLMKQCWSEQPDRRPAFDEIFDRFKLINKGKKTNIIDSMLRMLEQYSSNLEDLIRERTEELEVEKQRTEKLLSEMLPPSVAEALKTGATVEPEYFDQVTIYFSDIVGFTTISSLSDPIEVVDLLNDLYTLFDAVLSNHDVYKVETIGDAYMVASGLPKRNGNKHAAEIANMSLNILSSVGTFQMRHMPGIPVRIRIGIHSGSCVAGVVGLTMPRYCLFGDTVNTASRMESTGLPYRIHVNMSTVKILRSLNEGYKIDIRGMTELKGKGIEETYWLVGKENFTKPLPKPPEIKPGDNWQEMVTDEIKTIFRKANREVDKPKI